The Tenuifilum thalassicum genome includes the window TATGCTTACTAACTTCCCAACTATCAGAAAGGCCGTTAAAAAAATGAATAGCATCGATAAGATGATGACCGACGGTACTTTCGATACTCTTTCTAAACGTGAAAAGCTACAGATTCAACGTCAACGTGCTAAACTAGAGAAGAACCTTGGTTCAATTGCTAACATGAACCGTCTTCCTTCTGCCCTTTTTGTGGTTGATGTTCAAAAAGAATATATCGCCGTACGTGAAGCCAATAGGCTTAACATCCCGGTTATCGCAATGGTTGATACTTGTTGTGATCCTACTCCTATCGATTTTGTGATTCCGGCTAACGACGATGCTTCAAAGTCAATCGCTTTAATTGTTGACATAATGGCTAAAGCCATTGAAGAGGGATTGGCAGAGCGTAAGGCTGAAAAAGAAAAAACACAAACAGTTGATCAGGATAAAGAAGGTGGAAAAACCAAAGCTCGTAAAGCTAAAAAAGATGATGAGGCTGTAGAGGAAGTAGCCGAAGAAGATGACGATGTTGCTATGCAAGATGATTCTGCCTCAGCTGAAGAAAATAAAGAATAATAACTCACTGAAAAAACAAAAATATTATGGCTGAAATTACAGCTGCTGAAGTTGCTAAACTACGTAAACTCACCGGAGCAGGTATGATGGACTGCAAAAAGGCTTTAGTAGAAGCCGACGGTGATATGGATCGTGCAATTGAATTAATACGCGAACGCGGTAAGGCTATTGCCAACAAACGAGCCGACCGTGAGGCAGGCGAAGGTGCTGCATTAGCAAAAGTTAATGAAGCTGGTAACCGTGGGGCTATTGTTGTGCTTAACTGCGAAACTGACTTTGTTGCTAAAAATGCCGACTTTGTTGGTGTTGCATCTAAAATTCTAGACCATGCTTTAAGCACAAGCCCTGCAAACCTTGAAGCTCTAAAAGAGTCAACCCTAGATGGCAAAAAAGTTGCTGATGTGGTTGCCGAATTCTCTGGTATTACTGGAGAAAAAATGGAACTATCTTACTACGAATTTGTAGAGGCTCCTATGGTTGTTTCTTATATTCATCCTGGTAATAAACTTGCTACAATTGTTGGATTCAGCAAGGCTATAGATGTGCAAGCAGCTAAAGATGTTGCTATGCAAGTAGCTGCTATGAATCCTGTAGCAATAGATAAAGATGATGTGCCAGAGGATATTCGCCAAAAGGAATTTGAAATTGGTAGAGAGCAAGCACGTCAAGAAGGTAAGCCTGAAAACTTACTTGATAAAATTGCTGAAGGAAAACTTAATAAATTCTACAAGGAAAGCACTCTATTAAACCAAGAATTTATTAAGGACAATAAGATGACCATTCGTCAATATCTACAAGGTGTAGATAAAGATGTAAAGGTTACTGCTTTTAAACGATTCTCTTTGAATTCATAGTTTTTTGAATTTTGAAATAAAAAAGGAGAGTTTATGCTCTCCTTTTTTGCGTTATGTTAGTAGTATACAAACTTTGACGGAAAAAACTTAACAAAGATATTTTACGTATTTAATAAACGTTTTAAGAGGTCATAGATAAAACTCGAGTAAATAAAAATTAGTTGTCTTTTTTATAAATCGCAACAATTATTTGGTATGTATAAAACAAACATTTAAATTTGCATCAACGCATTCGGAATTGTCTTCCAAAGAAATCAATACAAACCGCGTATTCTAATCCATTCTTATTGTCTTAACAATATCATCATACTAAATTATGTACGACATACTAGAACTTAACAAGAAGTTACTTCCTGAGCTTAAGGAAATAGCTAAGAGTTTAAATATCAAAAAGGTCGATGGTTTAAAGAAACAAGAACTAATCTATAAGATACTCGACCAACAAGCTATTGAAGCATCGTTAAAGCCTGGTGATGAAAAAAGCAAGGAGCGAAAAAGAACTACCAATAAAGCCACAAAAAAGACAGCTGACTCCTCAAAGAAAGATGGGAAGGATAGCAGCAAAAGCCAAAAGAGTAAGGCCAGTGATTCTAAAGAACAGCCTAAAACTAAAGCCCAAAGTACCGACGAGGAGAAAACTAGCGAAAAGCCAGTAGAAAAAACAACCGAAAAAAGTAAACGGAAACGTATTACTAGAAACGTTGAGGCTAAAAAGGAGTATTCAACTGTTGAAACGGATAAAACCGAAGACAAAAAAGAGGAAAGCGAAAAAGTTCTTACAGTTAATAAAAAGGCAGTAGTTTTACCTGAAATAGATGTTGAAGCCCAAACCGAAGCATCAGAAGTCCAAGTTGACGATGATGCTGAGAGCACT containing:
- the tsf gene encoding translation elongation factor Ts, which encodes MAEITAAEVAKLRKLTGAGMMDCKKALVEADGDMDRAIELIRERGKAIANKRADREAGEGAALAKVNEAGNRGAIVVLNCETDFVAKNADFVGVASKILDHALSTSPANLEALKESTLDGKKVADVVAEFSGITGEKMELSYYEFVEAPMVVSYIHPGNKLATIVGFSKAIDVQAAKDVAMQVAAMNPVAIDKDDVPEDIRQKEFEIGREQARQEGKPENLLDKIAEGKLNKFYKESTLLNQEFIKDNKMTIRQYLQGVDKDVKVTAFKRFSLNS
- the rpsB gene encoding 30S ribosomal protein S2 — protein: MSRTNFQELLEAGVHFGHLKRKWNPKMAPYIFMEKNGIHIIDLHKTVAKIDEAAAAVKQIAKSGRKILFVATKKQAKDIVAERIKSTNMPYVTERWPGGMLTNFPTIRKAVKKMNSIDKMMTDGTFDTLSKREKLQIQRQRAKLEKNLGSIANMNRLPSALFVVDVQKEYIAVREANRLNIPVIAMVDTCCDPTPIDFVIPANDDASKSIALIVDIMAKAIEEGLAERKAEKEKTQTVDQDKEGGKTKARKAKKDDEAVEEVAEEDDDVAMQDDSASAEENKE